The genomic segment TTTGGTGGAAACTACCAACCAACAACAGTTACAGgtacaaattttgaaataatattttttgtgaagTCACACAAGAGCAATCAATGGCTGAGTTCTATAAAGTACTCTATGAAAATTGACAATGAGTTATAGGTCTACATTCAATGTGTAATCAGACATACACAATGCAAATATAATTTGATCATGACCAttataaaaaaagggaattaaTCGAGTTGATGTCATtagaattatacatgtacatgtacatgacattaAATGAGAGCTGCTCTAACTTCACACTTTTTTATTCGATTTTTCGCAATTTgcttactatttttttctttgatcaaaggtacatgtacaattgtgGACTTTCCCTTTTAGAGACTGGAACACCATATTTGAATAGAGAATCCAATAACAAATGCCATCAATGAAACCAGAATTAAATACAAGAAATGTTTGCGTTTTTAATGTCACATATCTTTCTATTCCTTTTAAACATCAACAATCTTAATGATAAAGAACCAAGAAAACAATTTTTCCACAGAAGTGATACAAATGTAGAACATATTTGCATTCTCATGGGCGATTCGGTCACATAACACTGAATCTTGTACAAAGTGGACTGAAACTTACTGATGCTTGTACTAAATCTTGACATAATCAATCTGCCTtttgtaaaaaacaaaaacaaatgaaaaacaaatatgcaAGAAGAATACATGCATAGTGCAGTGAAATACAAGGGGCAAAATACAAGGATGACTCAgataaattttgaaagttttgaaTTCTCATTAAATCAAAAGTGGTCCCGCTTACAATTTTCTTGCAAATTTACATGTGATAAAAACATAACTTTCAAGAggtttgaaatatgtaacgaaCAGACAAAATACAGGTAAAGAAGATGTTTTCATTTGCCAACAATTAAAAGCACCATTtgcatacacatgtacatgtaggtttaataaactttaaaatatacGTATTTAAAATGTTTGCAAAGACTGCCTGGAAATTCAAACAACATTAGACTCTTCACATGACATGGACCAAATAGGgcctaatatcatttttttgtagtttttcatgattttaaatgggtaaaatttatgaaaaaaaagtctCAAGATGATTGGGAAATTTTGAATAATGTGCACTTGTGAAGGTACACTTTTATGTACATGAATAACATTGTTTGTGTTGGGTCACCAAAGCAATAAGAAACTGACTAACTTCTGCCTACATTTGGGGTGAAGGCGTGAAGCCCAAaaatttcaggtttttttgGAGGTTCATAATCTGGAAATTTTCTGACTGTTATTTGAAGAGCAATCCTCTGTAAAGAGTCTTCTATTAGTGATAAAAGTAACATGAACAattgtttattttcctttatgtgcatcttttcatttccaattttagAATTGAATCAACGTCTTAAGAGATGCGCCTAcccaaaagttgatttaaatacaCAGCCaaaaattattaattaaattttgacaaaaaatcagataaaaaacaAAGCTGTGTAATTTCtaaatgtatcattttgcaAACTAAAGACAGGCAGATATATGCAAATTAGTGTGTCAGCTATGTAATCTTTCAAACTCTAAATTTGTATAGTAAAAAGATAAtacatgaaatgtgaaatatttcagATGTGCAAGGATGATCTCTCTCTTGTATTCATAAAAACGATTATGATTATCTTTACAttctttgtaaaaagaaatcacGTTCTACATATTCTTGCCTTtagagataaaaatgaaatgcattaaTTCAATATGAAAAATTGCAGTACATGTGTGTTTACACAAAGACTCAACTGCTAAATAAATTACTCACATTTTCATCTACTGCTTATGGAAATTATTCAAACTTCAAAATGCTGAAACTGTTGCTTttcaattccttttttttttccatggaAATTTGCTTTGATTTTCTTCATGAAAAAGTCAAATCATCTAGATttaattgatgttcaaacttgtGAGGATAATGACAATGTACCCCTTTGCTTGAATATAGTTACATTAAGGCTTGTGAAACCTAACAACAGACCTCAACATTGTTTGCTTTGCaaataaaaaagggtaaaatatgattttcatttaattaataTCATTTAACAAGACATGAAAAACGAAACATAACACTTGAAGTAATTATCACATGTACAGTAGTTCATACACTGTCTGGCaggaaacataaaaaaaaatgaaactcctAAATATATATTACTCACAAGATTCCCAAATATCTCATTCatgtaaatcaatttttttttcaaatccagCAAAACTCTTTTAGATatatgaagaaaattgaaagcATTAATACATGATTCATGTAAGTGACTATATTGGTGCATAACAAACCTTTGATCCGAGTTGTAAAAAACTACAGAACAATTTGGATGCTTCATAAGAAAGGCTTCCTGGCCTGGTGACTTATTAACAATGACCGTTTGGTCAGACATGTATGAACGCATTGCAACTTGGCAGacattacatttaaaaaaattaagtgaCAAAAAGCAAACTTCTTTTTCAACATcacataatattaataacaggCAAGTATGGTTAAAACTAAATTGTATTGTGTTTGTTCTTTGTATTTATGACAATTAATGAACACAGTGAAGCTTGAGAGGCAATCTActtaaattcttttaaaatgtcCCCCAAATAATAGCACACCATACTAAAAAATGTACTgcaatatcataactttgaaatcaatttgtattttaagggaaaggaagaggggaatgAGTGTACAGAACTATGCCCCATCCCAGATTCAGCCATCATAATTTTTTGACAATGCTTTAATTGCACTGAATAATTTAGAACCAAATGAATAATTGCTCCTTCATACATACAATTGTCTCACTTTAAATGTTATTTAACAGTACTGTTATTCTTAATGGaatctaaaataaaaaagaaaaaacatttgcCTTGTAAAACTATCAAAAATTTTCCTTGTCAAAAGATGAGCAGTATTCCCCTACACTGGACATAAAAATCATCATGCAATTCTACAGCTTTCCTACgacatatatataaaattgtCAACACATCAACTCGAATAAAGTTGACATTTATTTCAAGTGTACATTTTCTAGCataatttgtttacattttctgttagctatacatttttttgtacataaattatTTACAAAGGCATATCAAGATACATACAGTTTATGAAACAATAATACTTTGTAAGCAGAACGTAAGTACCTGTATACAAATTGGCAACACTTAATTATAACTTGCTGTGCTCGAAAAAAAACAAACTAGAGCATGTAGTAATACAGTTTGCACTACGGCAGCTCTGTATAGATACTCTACATTTTGTCATGATCTATATTTGGTTAGACTCGGACTTGGTGCCCCTTAAAagacaaattaaaatttaaaaaatgaagaaaattatacGCTACAGAAAAAAGTTTGCTTGATGCTTTCAGGTactgaattacatgtatgtcagatTATTAGACCAAAGAAACTAAAATGATAATGGCAAAAAATTTATTTCAGATTCTCTGGGAGtttaaatagaaacaaaaatcatataaaaGAAATGCCAGTTCTCGTTAAATAAGTTAAAGCTGTCATATAGCTGTAATATTAAAAAACTTTGTCTCTTAATATCAACCCACAAGAGTTTACAGGTATGTTTATCAAGCTgaatgagagaaagaaaagaatacagaattatttttcatctttcaccCTATGATCAGAAACCCCCTGGATTTACCATGCCACATGAAAGACATCATATTTTACTGGACAACTTGGCCATGAATGTACTTCAATCAATGTAGCTGGGTCAAtctatgataaaaataaatgacgacCTGTCCCCTAGTTCATGGAGATCACCATCACCACATCATTACATTGTCATTCAATTCAACATCGTTTATGATCAAGAAGCAGTTTACATGGCAACCATTACTGTTGACAACCTTGATGAAATGACACCAAGATGACTTCCCTTTCTATTACTTTTACAAGCATATTTGCATCAAGGATCGGTTAAACAGAACAGGGTCGAGCGAATCATAAACCTCACTTTGTTTCCTGGAGATTCAAAACTTTCATATTAGTTTTCCATGTCAAATCTAAAATTGTTTTTGTACAAATCCATAAAGCTGTCCACACTTAATACTTTATTCACTGAAGATCATACGTTGGCCGGGGCCCCTTTAGGATGCGAAGAAAAATTACATAGTTTTGCATAAAACTGCGACCATGATCTCATGGTTTTGCCTGACCAAACCCAAACACTGCTGGTTATTCCCACAATAAGCATCAtcaaatatttaacaataaaaacaagataGTCTGGCCCTGGCAAATTGAGAGATTGTACAAATTCTACAGGGAACCAATTTGGCAAATCTTGAAGTTGGGGGCATGCGAAGCTTAGGCGGTGGCAAGTTCCTAATTTCCAGAACACTTCCCATAATTCCCTATTTGCTTGTTCATAAATGTAGCATCCAATGACAATTGTGGCTGGGACGGTGTAAAGCAATGAGAAGATACCGATCCTGATCATGAGTTTCTCTAGCTTATCCGTCTTGTTGCCATCGCTTTTCATGAAAGTTCTGATTCGGAACAATGCAATAAATCCAGCACACAAGAAAAATGATCCGATAATTAGATAAACAAAGAGTGGTGCAAGAATGAAACCCCGCAATGCATTCATATCGCGAATTCCAGTATAACAGACTCCTGAAAGGGAATCGCCATCGACTTGGCCAGTAGCAAGGACTCCAATAGTCTTCCCGGCTGGAATGGACCAGGCAGCGAAGTGAAAGTATTGGGAGTTACGTTCGATAGCTTCATGGCCCCATTTGAGTCCTGCAGCTAGGAACCATGTGAGACTGAGCAGAACCCACCACAAACACGATGCCATCTGGAAAAAGTAGAGTAACATGAAGAGGATGGTGCACCATTGTTGCTTTGCCCCCTGGACTAAAGTAGATTCCCCACCAGGAAGATACGGTCTGTTACATGCCACTTTATCTTCCAAAAAGAATCCTGCAATGAAGACCACCGAGATCACAAAATAACATCCGGAGAGAAAAATGATGGGTCGTTCTGGGTAGCGGAATCGGCTGCGGTCAATGAGAAAAGTCAGGACAGTGAACAGTGAGGAGACAGCACAGACAAATGCCCAACATCCTACCCAGTATCTGGCAAAGTTCTGTTCTCTAGGGGTGTGGAAGTACATGTTGCAAGGAGCACCACAATTTTGGGCCCTCATGA from the Lytechinus pictus isolate F3 Inbred chromosome 1, Lp3.0, whole genome shotgun sequence genome contains:
- the LOC129257211 gene encoding frizzled-7-like produces the protein MGWLMRGNRHIAVEFSLTLMVVLFHFGAANAQQFDYNEGITHGRCEAITIPLCEDMPYNMTIMPNLLNHQHQEDAGLEVHQFYPLVKVQCSEDLKNFLCSMYAPVCTVLDSALPPCKSLCLSAKNGCESLMNKFGFSWPASLSCDQFPEAGLCFDRNRTDERITIPSTKPPNTTKSTEPSVTKNVPFTCPLQLTVDSDWDYTFMRAQNCGAPCNMYFHTPREQNFARYWVGCWAFVCAVSSLFTVLTFLIDRSRFRYPERPIIFLSGCYFVISVVFIAGFFLEDKVACNRPYLPGGESTLVQGAKQQWCTILFMLLYFFQMASCLWWVLLSLTWFLAAGLKWGHEAIERNSQYFHFAAWSIPAGKTIGVLATGQVDGDSLSGVCYTGIRDMNALRGFILAPLFVYLIIGSFFLCAGFIALFRIRTFMKSDGNKTDKLEKLMIRIGIFSLLYTVPATIVIGCYIYEQANRELWEVFWKLGTCHRLSFACPQLQDLPNWFPVEFVQSLNLPGPDYLVFIVKYLMMLIVGITSSVWVWSGKTMRSWSQFYAKLCNFSSHPKGAPANV